A genomic stretch from Bacillus sp. E(2018) includes:
- a CDS encoding cell wall hydrolase encodes MKNLLSKLALFFMVVTFLFVPTKVQGHGLLTKGSQGYEVSILQEKLKALGLFYGSVTGYYGPITERAVANFQYETNLSADGVAGPSTFLMLQDVEQMARVVHGEARGESYLGKVSIAAVILNRLEDPEFPKNVSDVIHQTNAFTAVHDGQYHLQPSSYAYRAVLDAMKGWDPTYGSVYYYNPELATDTWIFSRSSVTKIGNHLFAK; translated from the coding sequence ATGAAGAACCTACTTAGTAAGTTGGCACTCTTTTTTATGGTTGTGACTTTTTTATTCGTTCCAACGAAGGTTCAGGGTCATGGACTTTTAACTAAAGGAAGTCAAGGTTATGAGGTATCCATCCTACAAGAAAAACTAAAGGCACTTGGGTTATTCTATGGATCTGTTACGGGATATTATGGTCCTATTACAGAAAGAGCTGTTGCTAATTTTCAGTATGAAACAAATCTTTCAGCAGATGGAGTTGCCGGCCCCTCTACCTTTTTAATGTTACAAGATGTTGAACAGATGGCTCGTGTTGTTCATGGAGAGGCACGCGGCGAATCTTACTTAGGCAAAGTTTCCATAGCAGCTGTTATACTTAATCGTCTAGAAGATCCTGAATTCCCCAAAAATGTAAGTGATGTTATTCATCAAACGAACGCCTTTACCGCTGTGCATGATGGTCAATATCATCTACAGCCTTCCAGTTATGCTTATCGTGCAGTGCTTGATGCGATGAAAGGTTGGGATCCCACTTACGGATCCGTCTATTATTACAACCCTGAACTCGCAACAGACACCTGGATTTTCTCAAGATCCTCCGTTACGAAGATCGGCAACCATCTCTTTGCGAAATAA
- a CDS encoding DMT family transporter: MKGIVFAFLAGAFITLQGVSNARISQNIGSWQAATITQLTGFIAAVLIVLIVKDQKWKQFKKVRPIYLTGGSFAAVVIYGNIYGIHSIGVTLTIAVILISQLAITFLIDGKGWFGVLKKEMKVPQFIGIAMMIAGVVILKF; encoded by the coding sequence ATGAAAGGAATAGTGTTTGCTTTTTTAGCCGGCGCCTTTATTACTCTGCAAGGGGTTTCGAATGCAAGAATCAGTCAAAACATAGGGTCATGGCAGGCAGCAACGATTACTCAATTGACTGGCTTTATTGCAGCCGTTCTCATTGTATTGATCGTAAAGGATCAAAAATGGAAACAATTTAAGAAAGTGCGACCTATTTATCTAACTGGAGGGTCATTTGCGGCAGTCGTAATCTATGGCAATATTTACGGCATCCACTCTATAGGCGTAACGCTAACGATTGCTGTAATCTTAATATCGCAGCTAGCAATCACATTTTTAATCGACGGAAAAGGCTGGTTTGGCGTATTGAAAAAAGAGATGAAGGTTCCACAATTTATTGGGATCGCGATGATGATCGCTGGAGTTGTTATTTTGAAATTTTAA
- a CDS encoding cyclic nucleotide-binding domain-containing protein produces the protein MREIHDTELLQHYLGTFEIKPILNDELLPYLTLYSYNHGELICTQGDPYNHLYLLVKGKLKIFNTSPEGRTLILSFKTPLDVVGDIEYVQGTDFINTVEAVSEVHMIAIHHRWLKKFASDHTPLLKFLLNVITKKFYVKSSSLSFNLLYPVEVRFASYLLSVCFDEGDALYSGKLSTSHLIDAANLIGTSYRHLNRVIQHLSKEGLVERHKGFIEVKNREGLSELANHRNIYEK, from the coding sequence ATGAGAGAAATTCACGATACTGAGCTGCTTCAACACTATTTGGGGACTTTTGAGATTAAACCAATCTTAAATGATGAACTTCTACCTTACCTAACTTTATATAGTTATAATCATGGTGAATTGATCTGTACACAAGGTGATCCTTATAACCATCTATACTTGTTAGTAAAGGGAAAACTTAAAATTTTCAACACATCACCTGAAGGCAGAACACTCATTCTTTCATTTAAAACACCTTTGGATGTTGTCGGAGATATTGAATATGTGCAAGGTACGGACTTTATCAATACGGTTGAGGCGGTCTCTGAAGTGCATATGATTGCGATTCATCATCGCTGGTTAAAAAAGTTTGCGAGCGATCATACGCCGCTCTTAAAATTTCTGTTAAACGTGATCACTAAGAAGTTTTACGTAAAATCAAGTTCTTTAAGTTTTAATCTACTATATCCGGTTGAAGTTCGTTTTGCGAGCTATCTTCTGTCGGTTTGTTTTGACGAAGGAGATGCTTTGTATAGTGGCAAACTTAGTACGAGTCATCTTATAGATGCCGCTAACCTAATCGGCACAAGTTATCGACACTTGAACCGTGTCATCCAACATCTTTCTAAAGAAGGGCTAGTGGAACGGCATAAAGGTTTTATTGAAGTGAAGAATCGAGAAGGCTTAAGCGAACTAGCGAATCATCGGAATATATACGAAAAATAA
- a CDS encoding DMT family transporter, whose amino-acid sequence MLIGLLFAILAGVLVGLQNIFNTRVNDHAGTWSTTALVLGLGFLASMTLGVVFEGKELFVLKNMETWFWFSGLIGVGVVVCLVQGTKLLGPTFAISIVLTSQLGSALMWDSLGLFGVEKIPFTSQQLLGVLVIIGGVIVFKFGGSQQKEQPVQPTQRQLKEQVTGR is encoded by the coding sequence ATGCTTATCGGTTTACTCTTTGCTATTCTGGCAGGCGTACTTGTTGGTCTGCAAAATATTTTTAATACACGAGTCAATGACCATGCCGGAACATGGTCGACTACGGCACTTGTGCTGGGTTTGGGCTTTCTAGCATCTATGACACTAGGTGTTGTTTTTGAAGGAAAAGAATTATTTGTTCTTAAGAATATGGAAACTTGGTTTTGGTTCAGTGGATTGATCGGAGTAGGTGTTGTTGTATGTCTAGTTCAAGGCACAAAACTACTTGGTCCAACATTCGCCATTTCTATCGTTCTTACGTCACAGCTCGGCTCAGCTCTCATGTGGGATTCACTTGGCTTGTTCGGTGTAGAGAAAATTCCGTTTACTTCTCAGCAGCTTTTAGGAGTCCTCGTTATTATCGGCGGAGTAATCGTGTTTAAGTTTGGTGGAAGCCAACAGAAAGAGCAACCAGTTCAACCTACTCAAAGACAATTGAAGGAACAAGTTACGGGGAGATAA
- a CDS encoding M14 family zinc carboxypeptidase translates to MKAKRKILSVTLTGMLAFSALNAATSPAQAVGNGPGTGNGSIQTSILHTYEELVDTLKTLDAKQDAMKLEVIGQTVKGRDIYMAKYISNPSNPTILFLTQQHGNEQLTTEGALEFMKHLGTNKTKGVLNNVNVLVIPMLNADGAMGDVNFSLEDYLADGDRHLTRYNANEVDLNREHDKPTSEMEREARVLHENVFAKYNIDYMIDLHHQGTLSETDGQLVSGSMLYPTNAKVKPEVVEKSKRLGAVVFNAIHHTGWGHIGKYDGGSGENIGRNGAAVRYDISTLLFEMRGMSDHYREDYALGQKSNGYLIKQTVITLDAAVRAISDGSINTTDASFWDTLPQQTNRSGEVEEDE, encoded by the coding sequence TTGAAAGCAAAAAGAAAAATTCTTTCGGTGACGTTGACTGGCATGTTGGCTTTTAGTGCTCTAAATGCAGCTACTTCACCTGCACAAGCTGTTGGAAATGGTCCAGGTACAGGAAATGGTTCTATACAAACGTCTATTCTACATACTTATGAAGAACTTGTTGATACGTTAAAAACACTAGATGCTAAACAAGATGCTATGAAACTTGAAGTAATCGGTCAAACGGTAAAAGGTCGAGATATCTATATGGCGAAGTACATATCTAATCCAAGTAATCCCACCATTCTTTTCTTAACTCAACAACACGGTAACGAGCAACTTACAACTGAAGGTGCGTTAGAGTTTATGAAACATCTCGGTACGAATAAAACAAAAGGTGTGTTGAACAATGTAAATGTGTTAGTCATACCGATGCTTAATGCTGATGGGGCGATGGGTGATGTAAACTTTTCTCTTGAAGATTACTTAGCGGATGGTGACCGCCACCTGACTCGTTATAATGCCAATGAAGTTGACTTGAACCGCGAACATGATAAGCCAACAAGTGAAATGGAGCGTGAAGCTCGTGTACTGCATGAAAATGTGTTTGCTAAATATAACATTGATTACATGATAGATTTACATCACCAAGGAACGCTAAGTGAAACGGATGGCCAACTTGTTTCGGGATCTATGCTTTATCCTACTAATGCAAAAGTGAAGCCAGAAGTCGTTGAGAAGTCTAAACGATTAGGTGCTGTTGTATTTAATGCCATTCATCATACGGGATGGGGACATATCGGAAAGTACGATGGCGGTTCTGGTGAAAACATCGGTCGCAACGGTGCTGCTGTTCGTTATGACATTTCTACTCTCCTTTTTGAAATGCGCGGAATGTCTGATCATTATAGAGAAGATTATGCGCTTGGGCAAAAGAGTAATGGCTATTTGATCAAACAGACGGTTATAACATTAGATGCTGCGGTTCGTGCCATCTCAGACGGGTCAATCAACACAACGGATGCTAGTTTCTGGGATACGCTTCCTCAACAAACAAATCGTTCTGGTGAAGTTGAAGAAGACGAGTAA
- a CDS encoding NlpC/P60 family protein has translation MKKAAAGLAIAGVVAFNPIVGEAALGDQTLKPGTQHSDVQDLQQTLDKKGYFSYSKTTDYYGDYTTDAVKKFQADKGISVDGIAGDETFKSLGIDASESNSSIVEVAKKYEGTPYKWGGESPDGFDCSGYLQYIFNEAENVELPRTVDDIYAEGTKVDSPAVGDIVFFNLEGDGPSHAGVYIGNDQFVHASSSKGVTTAELNSSYWSENYIGAKSYE, from the coding sequence TTGAAAAAAGCAGCAGCAGGATTAGCAATAGCAGGTGTAGTGGCGTTCAATCCAATAGTGGGGGAAGCCGCTCTTGGTGATCAAACGCTGAAACCTGGGACGCAGCATTCAGATGTACAAGACCTCCAACAAACATTAGACAAAAAAGGATATTTTTCATATAGCAAAACAACCGATTATTATGGTGATTATACAACAGATGCGGTGAAGAAATTTCAAGCAGATAAAGGAATCTCAGTGGATGGTATCGCAGGTGATGAAACATTTAAATCGCTAGGAATTGATGCTTCAGAAAGTAACTCTTCAATCGTTGAAGTGGCTAAAAAATATGAAGGAACACCTTATAAGTGGGGTGGAGAATCACCAGACGGATTTGATTGCAGCGGATACTTACAATATATCTTTAATGAAGCGGAAAATGTTGAGTTGCCTCGTACCGTCGATGATATTTACGCAGAAGGAACAAAAGTCGATTCACCAGCTGTAGGAGATATCGTATTCTTCAATCTCGAAGGTGATGGACCGAGTCATGCAGGAGTATATATCGGAAACGACCAATTTGTACACGCTTCTTCTTCAAAAGGCGTAACAACAGCGGAACTGAACAGCTCTTACTGGTCAGAAAACTATATTGGAGCAAAAAGCTACGAATAA